One genomic region from Mycobacterium basiliense encodes:
- a CDS encoding MMPL/RND family transporter, producing MVHRFAVPIVVFWIGFVVVLTMFVPSLEEVGKQHTVSLSPTNAESMMAMKRVGKVFNEFDTDSSIMIVLEGDRPLGDDAHHYYDELIRKLAADKKHVQHIQDFWGDPLTAAGSQSPDGKAAYVQIYLSGNQGETLANESVESVRRIVGETPAPPGVHAYVTGAAALTSDQSSAGDKSIQRVTAVTILVIFVMLLFVYRSVVTVLLVLMTVGVELMAARGVVSFLAHNNIIGLSTFAVNLLVLLAIAAGTDYAIFVLGRYQEARGQGEDRETAYYTMFHGTAHVVLGSGLTIAGAMYCLSFTQLPYFQTLGAPCAVGMLIAVMAALTLGPAVLVVGSFFKLFDPKRKMRTRGWRRVGTAIVRWPGPILAVSVAIALIGLLALPGYRTSYDSKKYLPPSTPANVGYAAADRHFSQARMNPELLMVETDHDMRNPADMLVIDRIAKGVFHLPGIARVQAITRPLGKPIEHTSIPFQMSMQNTVQVENMQYMKQRMADMLTQAAAMQETIDTLGRMYDIMSQMVATTHRIDGLTHDMVDITDELRDHIADFDDFWRPIRSYFYWEKHCYDIPICWSFRSIFDALDGLDQLTEKLTALSYQMDQLDILMPQMLAQLPVQIATMKTMKTMVLTMHSSMSSLYDQMDEMSENSTAMGKAFDAARNDDSFYIPPEVFDNPDFKRGLKMFLSPDGHAVRFIISHDGDPATPEGIAHVEPIMKEAKEAIKGTPLEGAKIYLAGTASVYKDMRDGSKWDLMIAGIAAASLILIIMLIITRSLVAAMVIVGTVLLSLGASFGLSVLVWQDILGIELHWMVLAMSVILLLAVGSDYNLLLVSRFKEEIGAGLKTGIIRAMAGTGGVVTSAGLVFAATMASFVFSDLRVIGQVGTTIGLGLLFDTLVVRSFMTPSIAALMGRWFWWPQQVRTRPASQLLRPYGPRPLVRALLLPPNGASGDAADGAITDRFPASTPHY from the coding sequence ATGGTTCACCGCTTCGCGGTGCCGATTGTGGTGTTCTGGATCGGGTTCGTCGTCGTGCTCACCATGTTCGTCCCATCGCTGGAAGAGGTCGGCAAGCAGCACACGGTGTCGTTGAGCCCGACCAACGCTGAGTCGATGATGGCGATGAAGCGCGTTGGCAAGGTCTTCAACGAGTTCGATACCGACAGTTCGATCATGATCGTGCTGGAAGGCGATCGGCCGCTTGGGGACGATGCTCATCACTACTACGACGAGCTCATCCGCAAGCTTGCTGCGGACAAGAAGCATGTGCAGCACATCCAGGACTTCTGGGGTGATCCGCTCACGGCGGCCGGCTCCCAAAGCCCGGACGGCAAGGCCGCTTATGTTCAGATCTATCTGTCCGGAAATCAGGGCGAGACCCTGGCCAACGAGTCAGTCGAGTCGGTGCGCAGGATCGTCGGCGAGACACCGGCGCCGCCGGGGGTCCACGCGTACGTCACCGGCGCGGCCGCGCTCACTTCCGATCAGTCCTCGGCCGGCGACAAGAGTATTCAGCGGGTAACCGCGGTCACCATTCTGGTGATCTTCGTAATGCTGCTGTTTGTCTATCGCTCCGTCGTCACGGTGCTCTTAGTTCTGATGACGGTCGGGGTGGAGTTGATGGCGGCGCGGGGTGTCGTTTCGTTCCTGGCTCACAACAACATCATTGGGCTGTCCACATTTGCGGTTAATCTGCTGGTCCTGCTGGCCATAGCCGCCGGAACGGACTATGCGATCTTTGTCCTTGGCCGATACCAAGAGGCGCGCGGCCAAGGTGAAGACCGAGAAACGGCCTACTACACAATGTTTCACGGGACCGCCCACGTCGTCTTGGGCTCTGGTCTCACCATCGCGGGCGCCATGTACTGCCTGAGCTTCACCCAGCTCCCGTATTTCCAAACCCTGGGCGCTCCGTGCGCAGTCGGAATGCTGATCGCGGTGATGGCCGCGCTGACGCTGGGACCGGCTGTCCTGGTGGTCGGTAGCTTCTTCAAGCTGTTCGACCCGAAGCGGAAGATGCGGACACGTGGCTGGCGTCGGGTGGGCACCGCAATCGTCCGCTGGCCTGGACCCATTTTGGCGGTGTCGGTCGCGATCGCTCTCATTGGGCTGCTTGCCCTGCCGGGATACCGGACGAGCTACGACAGCAAGAAGTATCTGCCGCCCTCGACGCCGGCCAACGTAGGCTATGCGGCAGCGGACCGCCATTTTTCACAGGCCAGAATGAATCCGGAATTGTTAATGGTCGAGACCGACCACGACATGCGTAATCCGGCGGACATGCTGGTGATCGACCGTATCGCTAAAGGAGTGTTTCATCTGCCCGGTATTGCGCGGGTGCAGGCGATAACACGGCCACTCGGCAAGCCGATCGAGCACACGTCGATTCCATTTCAGATGAGCATGCAAAACACGGTGCAGGTCGAGAACATGCAGTACATGAAACAGCGGATGGCCGACATGTTGACCCAGGCCGCTGCGATGCAGGAAACGATCGACACCCTGGGGCGCATGTACGACATCATGAGCCAGATGGTTGCCACCACGCACCGCATCGACGGATTGACCCACGATATGGTGGACATTACCGATGAATTGCGGGACCATATCGCCGATTTCGATGATTTCTGGCGCCCCATTCGCAGCTATTTCTACTGGGAAAAGCATTGCTACGATATCCCCATCTGCTGGTCATTCAGGTCGATATTCGATGCACTGGACGGTTTGGATCAGCTCACCGAGAAGCTGACGGCGCTCTCTTACCAGATGGATCAGCTGGACATCTTGATGCCGCAGATGCTCGCCCAGCTGCCCGTGCAGATCGCGACCATGAAGACGATGAAAACGATGGTGCTGACCATGCACAGTTCGATGTCGTCGCTGTATGACCAGATGGACGAGATGAGCGAAAACTCGACCGCAATGGGGAAGGCTTTTGACGCTGCCAGGAATGACGACTCGTTCTACATACCGCCGGAAGTCTTCGACAATCCCGATTTCAAGCGCGGTCTAAAGATGTTCCTGTCACCGGACGGGCACGCGGTCCGCTTCATTATTTCCCACGACGGTGATCCGGCGACCCCCGAAGGCATCGCGCATGTTGAGCCGATCATGAAAGAGGCGAAGGAAGCCATCAAGGGAACCCCGTTGGAGGGCGCCAAGATCTATCTGGCCGGCACCGCCTCGGTCTACAAGGACATGCGCGACGGGTCGAAGTGGGACCTGATGATCGCAGGTATCGCCGCGGCCAGTTTGATCCTGATCATCATGCTGATCATCACTCGAAGTCTGGTCGCCGCGATGGTGATTGTGGGCACCGTATTGCTTTCGCTAGGCGCCTCTTTTGGGCTTTCCGTGCTGGTCTGGCAGGACATTCTTGGCATCGAGCTGCACTGGATGGTGCTGGCGATGTCGGTGATTCTGCTGTTGGCGGTGGGATCGGACTACAACTTGTTGTTGGTCTCCCGCTTCAAGGAAGAGATTGGCGCCGGATTGAAGACCGGCATCATCCGCGCCATGGCCGGCACCGGTGGGGTGGTGACCTCTGCGGGGTTGGTGTTCGCCGCCACCATGGCCTCGTTCGTATTCAGCGACTTGAGGGTGATCGGGCAGGTTGGCACCACCATCGGGCTAGGGCTGTTGTTCGACACGTTGGTCGTGCGCTCCTTCATGACCCCCTCTATCGCGGCGCTGATGGGTCGTTGGTTCTGGTGGCCGCAACAAGTGCGCACGCGGCCTGCCAGTCAGCTGCTTCGGCCCTACGGTCCGCGTCCGCTGGTTCGTGCGTTGCTGCTGCCCCCAAACGGTGCCTCGGGTGACGCGGCGGACGGTGCGATCACCGATCGGTTCCCCGCGAGCACGCCGCACTACTGA
- a CDS encoding DUF5078 domain-containing protein, translating into MSRLSSGLRAGAVFFALLISLSLAAATFPKTAVADSTEDFPIPRRIIATTCDAEQILAATRDTSPVYYERYMIDYNNHQQYQQATQDKAHWFFSLSPADRREYSEHFYDGIDPLWWGWRNHMKIFFNNKGVVAKSTEVCNGYPAGDMSVWNWG; encoded by the coding sequence ATGTCTCGGCTGAGTTCCGGCCTGCGTGCAGGCGCCGTTTTTTTCGCTCTTCTGATAAGTCTGAGCCTCGCCGCTGCGACCTTCCCGAAGACCGCGGTAGCCGACTCCACCGAAGACTTTCCGATTCCGCGCCGGATCATCGCCACCACCTGCGATGCGGAACAAATACTGGCGGCCACCAGGGATACCAGCCCGGTGTACTACGAGCGATACATGATCGACTACAACAACCACCAGCAGTATCAGCAGGCCACCCAGGACAAGGCACATTGGTTCTTCTCGCTGTCGCCGGCGGACCGCAGGGAATATTCCGAACACTTCTACGACGGGATCGACCCGCTGTGGTGGGGCTGGCGCAACCACATGAAGATCTTCTTCAACAACAAAGGCGTTGTGGCCAAGTCCACCGAGGTGTGCAACGGATATCCGGCCGGCGACATGTCGGTGTGGAACTGGGGCTAG
- a CDS encoding crotonase/enoyl-CoA hydratase family protein, with protein MPTPKFETLLYSTAGPVATVTLNRPEHLNTIVPPMPDEIEAAIGLAERDQNIKVIVLRGAGRAFCGGYDFGGGFQHWGEGMMTNGQWDPGKDFAMVSTRETGPTQKFMAIWRASKPVIAQVHGWCVGGASDYALCADIVIASDDAVIGTPYSRMWGAYLTGMWLYRLSLAKVKWHSLTGRPLTGVQAAEVELINEAVPFERLEARVAEIAAELAQIPLSQLRAQKLIVNQAYENMGLASTQTLGGILDGLMRNTPDALDFINTAETQGVRAAVERRDGPFGDYSQAPPELRPDPTHVIVPDSDG; from the coding sequence ATGCCGACACCCAAATTCGAGACGCTGCTCTATTCGACGGCCGGCCCGGTCGCCACGGTCACGTTGAATCGCCCCGAACACCTCAACACGATCGTTCCGCCCATGCCCGACGAGATCGAGGCCGCCATCGGCCTGGCCGAGCGCGACCAGAACATCAAAGTCATCGTGCTGCGCGGCGCCGGCCGCGCCTTCTGCGGCGGTTACGACTTCGGCGGCGGCTTCCAACACTGGGGCGAAGGCATGATGACCAACGGGCAGTGGGATCCGGGGAAAGACTTCGCGATGGTCAGCACCCGCGAGACTGGACCGACCCAGAAATTCATGGCGATCTGGCGGGCGTCCAAGCCGGTGATCGCCCAGGTGCACGGCTGGTGCGTCGGCGGAGCCAGCGACTACGCGCTGTGCGCGGATATCGTGATCGCCAGCGACGACGCCGTGATCGGAACCCCGTACAGCCGGATGTGGGGGGCGTATCTGACCGGGATGTGGCTATACCGGCTAAGCCTGGCCAAGGTCAAATGGCACTCACTGACGGGCCGGCCACTCACCGGCGTCCAGGCCGCCGAGGTCGAGCTGATCAACGAGGCGGTGCCGTTCGAGAGGCTCGAGGCGCGGGTGGCCGAGATCGCCGCCGAGCTGGCACAGATCCCGTTGTCGCAACTGCGGGCGCAGAAGCTCATCGTCAACCAGGCCTACGAGAACATGGGCCTGGCATCCACCCAGACACTGGGCGGCATTCTCGATGGCCTGATGCGCAACACCCCCGACGCGCTGGACTTCATCAACACCGCCGAGACGCAGGGGGTGCGGGCCGCCGTCGAGCGCCGCGACGGCCCATTCGGCGACTACAGCCAGGCCCCCCCAGAGCTGAGACCCGATCCCACACACGTGATTGTCCCTGATAGCGATGGATAG